GGGATAAACGTAAACTGGCCAGCATCGAAAAACTGATCGAAAAGGAGATTGAGAGAATGCCTTTACCAGAACATTTAGGTGAAGCTCCGGCTGAAATATCAATTGATCCATTAACTCCAAGGCATGCCAAAAAACCTGGATCAGGAAAACCAAAACGCAAATTCTGGAATAAGAAACCAAAAGCACAATAATTACCTAAGGGGGATAACACACATTTTTGTATCTTTACTTTTATGCAAAATCTCCCTCCTTTAGCCGAACGTATGCGCCCTCAGAATCTGGATGAGTACGTTGGGCAACAACACCTGGTAGGGCCGGATGCAGTATTAAGAAAGGCCATACAAAGCGGACAACTGCCCTCAATGATTTTTTGGGGGCCTCCGGGAGTAGGAAAAACAACGCTTGCCTACATCATTTCGCAAACCCTGGATCGTCCTTTTTTTAATCTGAGTGCTATTAACTCCGGGGTTAAGGACATAAGGGACGTTATAGACCGGGCAGCCTTACTTAAAGACAGCTTAATGGGATTACCAATCCTGTTTATTGATGAGATTCACAGATTTAGTAAATCACAACAAGATAGTCTGCTAGGTGCTGTAGAGCGCGGGCTGGTGACCTTAATTGGCGCGACTACAGAAAATCCTTCTTTCGAAGTCATCTCAGCACTCTTGTCGCGTTGCCAGGTTTACATTTTAAAAGCGCTGGATGAGTACGAACTTTCCGGCCTGCTGGAAACTGCGATTAAGCAGGATGTCCTGCTCAAAGAAAAAAAAATAACCATTAAAGAACACGAGGCATTGATTCGTTTATCCGGTGGTGATGCCAGAAAACTACTCAACGTACTCGAAATTGCCATTAATGGTATAGGTGGCAACAAAATAACGCTTACCAACGAGAATGTTTTGGCACATGCCCAGCAAAATCTGGCCCTGTATGACAAGGCTGGAGAACAGCATTATGACATTATATCTGCATTCATAAAATCAATAAGGGGTAGTGATCCCAATGGTGCCG
This is a stretch of genomic DNA from Candidatus Pedobacter colombiensis. It encodes these proteins:
- a CDS encoding replication-associated recombination protein A, producing MQNLPPLAERMRPQNLDEYVGQQHLVGPDAVLRKAIQSGQLPSMIFWGPPGVGKTTLAYIISQTLDRPFFNLSAINSGVKDIRDVIDRAALLKDSLMGLPILFIDEIHRFSKSQQDSLLGAVERGLVTLIGATTENPSFEVISALLSRCQVYILKALDEYELSGLLETAIKQDVLLKEKKITIKEHEALIRLSGGDARKLLNVLEIAINGIGGNKITLTNENVLAHAQQNLALYDKAGEQHYDIISAFIKSIRGSDPNGAVYWLARMIEGGEDPLFIARRLLILASEDIGNANPNALLLANNCFQAVNVIGYPEARIILSQAVTYMASSPKSNAAYEAINNAQALVKQTGNLPVPLHIRNAPTKLMKNIGYGKDYKYSHGYEGNFAEQEYLPEKLSGTKLYDPGNNPAEEKLREQLRKNWKNKYNY